In a single window of the Acinetobacter sp. CS-2 genome:
- a CDS encoding flavin-containing monooxygenase codes for MEKHIDVLIVGAGISGIGLAVHLSKNCPQRQFEIIERRESFGGTWDLFKYPGIRSDSDMSTFGFNFKPWQKDSVLADGPSIKNYLSEVIDEYQLKNKIHFQHRVLAANYNSATKKWVVEIEDAAQKKQTWVTNFVLGCTGYYNYDQGFQPEFPNQSEFKGEFIHPQHWPEQLDYSGKKVVIIGSGATAITLVPAMAKGGAAHVTMLQRSPTYIASVPSIDLVYDKMRKILPEDLAYKLTRARNIGMQRGIYALAQKQPKLLKTLLLKSVQFQLKGKVDMKHFTPNYEPWDQRLCVVPDGDLFKILREGRASVETDQIEKFTEMGIQLKSGKHLDAEIIVSATGLNIQILGGIQATIDGKPMNTSQHMLYQGIMVSDVPNMAMIIGYINASWTLKVDIAADYICRMINYMDKNGYDEVIPKGDATELMEDTVMGSLTSGYIARAADVMPKQGKHVPWSVSNNYLADRKQLKHARFDDGVLKFHKREQQDKKSATPRLVS; via the coding sequence ATGGAAAAACATATTGATGTGTTGATTGTCGGTGCCGGTATTTCGGGTATTGGTCTAGCTGTTCATCTTTCGAAAAATTGCCCACAACGCCAGTTTGAAATTATTGAGCGTCGTGAAAGTTTTGGCGGAACTTGGGATTTATTCAAATATCCGGGAATCCGCTCCGATTCAGATATGTCGACCTTTGGTTTTAATTTTAAGCCGTGGCAAAAAGACAGCGTCTTGGCGGATGGTCCATCCATCAAAAATTATTTATCTGAAGTGATTGACGAGTATCAGCTTAAAAATAAAATCCATTTTCAGCATCGGGTTTTGGCGGCGAATTATAATTCGGCTACTAAAAAGTGGGTGGTTGAAATTGAAGATGCAGCTCAAAAAAAGCAAACCTGGGTGACCAATTTTGTTTTAGGTTGCACAGGTTATTATAATTACGATCAGGGGTTCCAACCTGAATTTCCAAATCAGTCTGAATTTAAAGGCGAGTTTATTCATCCGCAACATTGGCCTGAGCAGCTAGATTATTCTGGTAAAAAGGTCGTAATTATTGGTAGTGGAGCCACAGCGATTACCTTAGTGCCAGCCATGGCGAAAGGTGGTGCAGCGCATGTCACCATGCTGCAACGCTCCCCAACCTATATTGCCTCTGTGCCGTCAATTGATCTGGTCTATGACAAAATGCGTAAGATCTTACCGGAAGATCTGGCCTATAAATTAACGCGTGCACGTAATATTGGTATGCAACGCGGTATTTATGCTCTGGCACAGAAACAGCCGAAACTGCTGAAAACACTGTTGCTGAAGTCAGTGCAGTTTCAGCTTAAAGGTAAGGTGGATATGAAACACTTTACCCCGAACTATGAACCTTGGGATCAGCGTTTATGTGTGGTACCGGATGGTGATCTGTTTAAAATTCTGCGTGAAGGCCGTGCTTCAGTTGAAACGGATCAAATTGAAAAATTTACTGAAATGGGTATTCAGTTAAAGTCTGGTAAACATTTGGATGCGGAAATTATTGTTTCTGCAACAGGTTTGAATATTCAAATTTTAGGTGGGATTCAGGCCACGATTGATGGCAAGCCGATGAATACCTCTCAACATATGCTGTATCAGGGCATCATGGTCAGTGATGTGCCGAACATGGCGATGATTATTGGCTATATCAATGCATCCTGGACGCTGAAAGTCGATATTGCAGCAGATTATATCTGTCGTATGATCAATTATATGGACAAAAATGGCTATGATGAAGTGATCCCAAAAGGCGATGCGACCGAGCTGATGGAAGATACGGTGATGGGTAGTCTGACTTCAGGTTATATTGCCCGTGCTGCTGATGTGATGCCGAAGCAGGGCAAGCATGTACCTTGGAGTGTATCCAATAATTATCTGGCTGACCGTAAACAATTAAAGCATGCACGCTTTGATGATGGTGTGCTTAAATTTCATAAACGTGAGCAACAAGATAAGAAAAGTGCGACACCGCGTTTAGTCTCATAA
- the tnpA gene encoding IS66-like element accessory protein TnpA: protein MTTNHQTSIASLAKKRRTYSAEFKQQIVQACKAPDVSIASVALQHGLNTNLVSKWIRLIDAKPGSDRSPLPNKPAFIALSCSAPLDPTPTDMLKVQITLPHSKAEIGLKWQVSEIPALAKLLKVLAT, encoded by the coding sequence ATGACTACAAATCATCAGACATCCATCGCATCTCTTGCGAAAAAACGAAGAACATACAGTGCTGAATTTAAACAGCAGATCGTTCAGGCTTGTAAAGCACCGGACGTTTCAATTGCTTCAGTCGCTTTGCAACATGGATTGAATACAAATCTTGTATCCAAATGGATTCGCTTAATTGATGCTAAGCCAGGGAGTGATCGCTCACCACTACCGAATAAACCTGCATTTATTGCCTTATCTTGCTCTGCACCATTAGATCCTACTCCTACTGACATGTTAAAAGTTCAAATTACTTTACCCCACTCAAAAGCAGAAATTGGCTTGAAATGGCAAGTATCAGAAATACCTGCCTTGGCAAAATTACTCAAGGTGCTGGCAACATGA
- the tnpB gene encoding IS66 family insertion sequence element accessory protein TnpB (TnpB, as the term is used for proteins encoded by IS66 family insertion elements, is considered an accessory protein, since TnpC, encoded by a neighboring gene, is a DDE family transposase.), with amino-acid sequence MIRIDEIWLSTQPLDMRAGMDTVMAQVVRAFGYIKPHCAYLFCNKRGHRMKVLVHDGLGIWLCARRLEQGKFHWAKVHQGESVALNPEQLQALIQGLPWQRIGRQQVVTML; translated from the coding sequence ATGATCCGTATCGATGAAATCTGGCTTTCTACCCAACCTCTGGATATGCGAGCAGGGATGGATACTGTCATGGCTCAGGTGGTGAGAGCCTTTGGCTACATTAAACCGCATTGTGCTTACCTGTTCTGTAATAAACGTGGCCATCGCATGAAAGTGCTGGTACATGATGGACTGGGCATCTGGCTGTGTGCCCGGCGGCTGGAACAGGGAAAATTCCACTGGGCTAAAGTTCACCAGGGTGAAAGCGTAGCTCTCAACCCGGAACAGTTACAGGCATTAATCCAGGGTTTGCCTTGGCAGCGCATTGGACGACAGCAGGTGGTCACGATGCTCTAA
- the tnpC gene encoding IS66 family transposase, protein MNTLPDLSQLTHEQLLEFTRQLAMQHQQLAEDKQQLDAQVQHLEVSNQQLDAKVQHLEVTNQQLDSKVQHLSILNQKYEHELALFKQHKFGSKNEHLTAKQIHLWDEAVEEDIAAVDLELERLNADKTHAATQKATVNKPKRRLLPDHLHTIRIEHEPASTQCSCGCQLRRIGEDISEKLHFRPAQFYKEQHVRGKWVCDQCDTLTQQAMPAYVIDKGIASPELLSHVLVSKYADHLPLYRQRLIYQRAGIDLSRSTLSDWIGRCGVELEPLANALKEVVLQQQVLHADETPVTIMRMGENEKKPKKGYVWAYATTQYNPVQAVIYDFQDSRSGQHAEEFLNGWQGHLVCDDYSGYKARFKSGQVIEVGCMAHARRKFHELHVTGKSQVAEQALVLIQKLYAIEAELRKKTDGTAEHRREYRQQHSQPVMQQLYEWLNQHHLTVPSSSPTARAINYSLKRWEALSRYLDDGNLPIDNNWIENQMRPWALGRKNWLFAGSLRSGQRAANIMTLIQSAKLNGLDPYAYLSDVLKRLPTHKVTQIEELLPHRWQPDQN, encoded by the coding sequence ATGAATACGCTGCCAGATTTAAGCCAACTGACCCATGAACAACTGCTGGAATTCACCCGGCAGTTGGCGATGCAGCATCAACAACTCGCAGAAGATAAACAACAATTAGATGCTCAAGTTCAACATCTGGAAGTATCAAATCAACAATTAGATGCCAAAGTTCAACATCTTGAAGTCACCAATCAGCAATTAGATTCTAAAGTTCAGCATCTTTCTATTCTCAATCAAAAATACGAGCATGAACTGGCGCTGTTTAAACAGCATAAATTCGGCAGTAAAAACGAACATCTCACCGCAAAACAAATCCATCTGTGGGATGAGGCGGTCGAAGAAGATATCGCAGCCGTTGATCTGGAATTAGAACGATTAAATGCAGATAAAACCCATGCAGCGACACAGAAAGCCACAGTCAACAAACCTAAACGTCGACTGCTGCCAGATCATCTACACACCATCCGTATTGAGCATGAACCTGCATCAACCCAATGCAGTTGTGGCTGCCAGTTACGTCGTATCGGCGAAGATATCAGTGAAAAACTGCATTTCAGACCGGCACAGTTCTATAAGGAACAGCATGTGCGTGGTAAATGGGTCTGTGATCAGTGTGACACCCTGACTCAGCAAGCGATGCCCGCCTATGTGATTGATAAAGGCATTGCTTCACCTGAACTGCTCAGCCATGTGTTGGTATCGAAGTATGCCGATCATTTACCGCTGTACCGTCAACGTCTGATCTATCAGCGGGCGGGTATTGATTTATCCAGATCAACGTTATCTGACTGGATAGGTCGCTGCGGTGTGGAACTGGAACCTCTGGCTAATGCCTTAAAAGAGGTGGTACTGCAACAGCAGGTGCTGCATGCAGATGAAACACCGGTCACCATCATGCGGATGGGTGAGAATGAGAAAAAACCGAAGAAAGGTTATGTCTGGGCCTATGCCACCACACAGTACAATCCAGTTCAAGCGGTGATCTATGACTTTCAGGATAGCCGTTCAGGTCAGCATGCTGAAGAGTTCCTGAATGGCTGGCAGGGTCATCTGGTTTGTGATGATTACAGTGGTTATAAAGCACGCTTTAAATCAGGCCAGGTCATTGAGGTGGGCTGCATGGCCCATGCACGTCGTAAATTCCATGAACTGCATGTAACTGGGAAAAGTCAGGTCGCTGAACAGGCATTAGTGCTGATTCAGAAACTGTATGCGATAGAAGCCGAACTCAGGAAAAAGACCGATGGTACAGCAGAACACCGCCGCGAATACCGGCAACAGCATAGTCAACCGGTGATGCAACAACTATATGAATGGCTCAACCAACATCATCTGACGGTGCCATCGAGTTCTCCCACCGCTCGGGCGATCAACTACAGCCTAAAACGTTGGGAGGCCTTAAGCCGCTATCTGGATGATGGCAATCTACCGATTGACAATAACTGGATTGAGAACCAAATGCGTCCCTGGGCGTTGGGGCGTAAGAACTGGCTGTTTGCTGGCTCGCTGCGCAGTGGTCAGCGAGCGGCGAATATCATGACTTTAATCCAGTCAGCAAAGCTGAATGGCTTGGATCCGTATGCCTATTTAAGTGATGTGCTGAAAAGGTTACCGACACATAAAGTGACCCAAATAGAAGAATTACTGCCACACCGGTGGCAACCCGACCAAAATTAA
- the rplQ gene encoding 50S ribosomal protein L17 → MRHRNSGVKLGRTSSHRKAMFQNMANSLFEHELIKTTVPKAKELRRVAEPLITLAKNDTVANRRLAFARTRSAATVGKLFTVLGPRYKERNGGYLRVLKAGFRAGDAAPMAYVELVDREVN, encoded by the coding sequence ATGCGTCATCGTAATAGTGGTGTGAAATTAGGCCGTACAAGCAGTCATCGTAAAGCGATGTTCCAAAACATGGCTAACTCTTTGTTCGAGCACGAGTTGATTAAAACAACTGTGCCTAAAGCTAAAGAGTTACGTCGTGTAGCTGAGCCTTTAATCACTTTAGCTAAAAACGATACTGTTGCAAACCGTCGTTTGGCGTTTGCTCGTACTCGTTCAGCAGCAACTGTTGGTAAATTATTTACCGTTCTTGGCCCTCGTTACAAAGAACGTAACGGCGGTTATCTACGTGTTCTTAAAGCGGGCTTCCGTGCAGGTGATGCTGCACCGATGGCTTACGTTGAGCTAGTAGATCGCGAAGTTAACTAA